The following nucleotide sequence is from Cellulosilyticum sp. I15G10I2.
GAAAACTATCTGTTGTAAGTATGGTTTGAATACGGTTTCTAGTTGTTTGCGGTTTATTAGACATAATAGCTATTTTCTCACCAATTAATCTATTCATCAAGGTCGACTTACCTACATTGGGTCTGCCTATAATTGATATAAAACCTGATTTAAATTGTTCTTTCATTTGTTTCCTCCTTAGGGTTCATTGTCCCTATTTCTATAGTAAGTTTTCTTTTGTAAAAGAGTAGGGATATATTTCACTTAATTTAATAACTTTTATTTCACCTTTACTGTTCTCAAAAATAAGGTTTCCTTCTCTCATAAACTCTGAAATAACTTGTCTGCATATACCGCAAGGATACGTAAAATCGCCTGAACTGCTCACTACTGCAATGTCTGTGATTTCTTTTTCGCCTTCTGATACAGCCTTAAATAACGCTGTCCTCTCAGCACAATTAGTAGCACCGAAAGACGCATTCTCTATATTACACCCTGTATAAATTTTCCCACTTTTCGTAAGTACTGCTGCCCCTACATTAAATTTTGAATAGGGCGTATACGCATAAGCCATAGCCTCTTTTGCTTTTAATAAAAGCTCTTTATAATGTTCCATACTATCTCATCCTTTATCTTAAAATACCTAATAGACTTAATATATGTTCCTGCTTATCAATCATCGTTCTTTCATCCTGTACATTCATATGGTCATAACCTAATAAATGGAACATACTATGGGCTATTAAAAAACAGACTTCCCTTTTTATAGTATGTCCATATTCCTCAGCTTGTTTAATTGCCTTTTCATGGCACAGAATAATGTCTCCTAACATCACTTGATG
It contains:
- a CDS encoding cytidine deaminase, whose protein sequence is MEHYKELLLKAKEAMAYAYTPYSKFNVGAAVLTKSGKIYTGCNIENASFGATNCAERTALFKAVSEGEKEITDIAVVSSSGDFTYPCGICRQVISEFMREGNLIFENSKGEIKVIKLSEIYPYSFTKENLL